The genomic segment GGTGCTTATGACGGCGACCGGCTGGCGTACGCGGGACGACTTCGTGTCCGAGCTGCTGAGGTTCATCGGGAGCGACAAGGGCAGGGGCGCCTTCGCGGCCAAGAACGCGGCGTGGCCGCCGACGTTGCacttcgccctcgccaacgGCCGGGACGCACGGGGCGGGCTCGACTCGGCCATGTGGATCGGCGTCTTCAAGGGctgcctcgccgccgccggcgtcgagtGGGTCCCCGACTCCCCACTGGGCCGGCTGACGTCGAGGAGCGTCATTCGGCTCGTGGGCCCGACGACGGtggagccggcgccgtccgggCGGCCCACGAGGCGGAGGTGAGCCACAACAGGACGTTGCAGGaccgggggcggcgccgggagcagcgccgccgaATCGACCTCGGCTGTCCTGTACCCTTCACCAACATCCCCGAGCTCGTTCTCTCCGGCTTTGAGGAGGCCAAGGTGATATTCTTCAGGAAGGGTGGCGACACCAGGGTCCTCGACCACTAGCGATGCACTGCCTCGCCGAGAACATCGACGACCCCCTTTACCAGCTCATGCTCATGATAACGCTGACGTTGTGCGCATCGTCGGAGACGCCGCAGGTGGCGCCGAAGCAGCACGCCTTCAGCGCGGCGCCTAGGAGGAAGGACCACAGGCTGCTAGCACTCGCGTTGGTGACACGGATGATGTGGTTCCTCTACCCCAAGTGTTTCCCGTGGCAGAAGAACCCAGGCGAGACTGCGTACGACgtggccgagatgacgaagaagatcGGTAAGCAGGCCTGAGGCCTGAGTGATTACCAGTTGCTAATCCGTAGAGGCAGAGCATAGGGGCTGCAGCAACCGGATGTTGAGGGCGCTAGGCTGGATCGTCGTTCCCAACGGTCGGCCCAACCCGCGGAACACCGAGGTGTCATTGCAGTCGCCTTCCATCTTGTTGGACCTGGCAAGGGCACTAAAGACGGCGGTGAGAAGGCCGGAGGAGTTTATCGGCCTGGTATATAGCTCCGGTGACGCAAGCTGGGTCGAGCGGTGTGCAAGCATTATTAAGGACAGCCCGAAGTAGGTGTCCCGGGTGGCAGTCACAGACGCAGGCCACGGTTTGTTAACTTCATAAGGGATATCGCGATTACATTAGGAACGACTGCATCTTTCTCTACCCAAGTATACTGTCGCTCTACTTATAGGAACCTACCCCTTATAGCCTTTGTAGTTATAACCAGTAGGGATAGTTTAGTTTAGTTTTATGTAAAGCTTAGCCTGGCAGGCTGTCCTCTATTAACATAGCATGGCCCACCTACTGTTCTACTTCTGTTCCCTATAGTAAGGGTAGTTCTTACAGGGGAAGGTATCCAACACGAACATCCCTACTTACACTCAGCTTGTACACCCTGTAGCATAGCATCAGCTACGTCGCCCCCGGCCCCCGGTCGCAGGGCTAGGTCCTCCGTCATCAGCGGCAGCGCCACCTCTTGAACCAGCCTGCTAAGGCCCTCGACAGCATCTACGCCAACATCGGCGACCCTGCGGTTCACAACCAAGACGCTCCCAATCGCAGGGTCGTTCCAGGAAGACCTCAGCCCGGCCCACTTCCCCCCATTGACGCCAagccggaggaggaggttgccaaccccgccgccgtcgaagcACCCTCGCGCCGGTACGCACCTGCCACCCAATCTCGGCCAAGCACATCGGTGGTATCAAGCAGGTCGTCGCCCTCCAGATTCAACAACGGGTGCATCATAGGGACGGCAACCGGGACGAAAGCAGGCTCACAGCAGGCGAGGCGGTCGCCGACGAAGTTCACCCAAACCCCCATCATCTTGCCGGACCGCTCCTCCATCACCCGCTGGGCGAGGTGGGTGCGCGAGCCCATCCTGTCGATCATAGAGCCTTGTCCTTCCAAGTAGTGGCCCAGGAAGTCAATGGTGTCTCGGTATGCCGTGAGATCGACGTCCCGTAGTCAGGGCGGGTCCAAGCCCGGGCCGCTTCTGAGCACGGCAACGACAGGCCCCTTCTAGATGGTCTCGCCCCACGTATCCCCAACAAGGGTGGGGACATTTCCGTGGAGGGCCTTGTTGGTGACGAGGTTACGGATGCCtaggtcgtcgaggaagtaGACGTGGAGAGTGTGCAGTAGAGCGTACTACTAGTTGATGAGAAAGGTAGTATAGATAGTCTTATAGAAGTGTTGTCTAGTTTTACCTGTAGTGCTAACCCCGGCGAACTAGGCCGGCCCTCCAAAGGTTCAGCCGTTTTCAGCAATAGTGCGGCGAATCAACTTGACGTGGTTGAAGAGCCCGAATTGAAGTTCCGATGTTCGACCCCGCATGCCTACAAAAAGGCTCTCCTTGGAATCCAGGAGCTCCGAGACTGGAACTACGCCCCGTATCTCGATGGTGCAGTCGTGGTCTACATCCTGTATCACGATACCCGGCCTCCAGCGTCTGAAACAAGCCTTTAGTTCCACGTCAAGCAGGATACGATTGGCGAGAGTGGAAAGTGGCCTTTTATGCTGATCGGCTCTTCGTCGAATTAAGCACCAATCGCTAAGCCCCAGACTTTCTTACTCCGTACCCTCTAACGAATGCGGTCTCACTAAAACATCCCGGCGCGTGGATCTTGTTGATGGGATAATAAATGCTGGATGGAGTTTATTGCAGTAATGCTAGCTTATAATTCGGCAGTTTGCGGAGATGCAAGTGCCTCACTGTAGGCAAATCTTCATTGCTTCGCTATCAGCAGATTTTGTTTAGCAAAGCCTCTCTAGAGCTTTCCAGATCCTTGGCAAGCGTTTTTGTGCTCTCTCGGGCAGGTCGATAACAGGCTCCGGAGGCAACGTTATCTCCCCGTTCGGTAGCCGGCTACCCGTCTTGCTATCGCCGTAACAGTCGTATCGACAGATTAACGCGAACACCTCATCGGACGCAGCATCAGCCCTTTGCAGATATAATCCCTTTTTCCCCTCTCGTCGCGGCTGATCCAGACTTGCGATAGCTGTACCTGCAGACAGGACTACAGAGACAGGCCAAGGCCGGTATAGTCACGCATCAGACTTGAGATCAGGCGACGTAGGGCTGGTAATTTATTTGTGGattatacttttataatTGTTGAATGGACTTTGCACGTGCAAAGTCACTGCAGTGAAATTTGTTAGGAGATGGAGACAGCATTACGATACAGATCGATACTTTCGGTTCAACGTGGAGCAGGGGCTTCAGCAGGTTAATGTTGCAGAGTACGAGATGCAGGGCCACATCGAGGCAGCGACTCTGGATTACTTGGAACACCAAGCGCATGTTTTCAAGCTAGGGACTGTGTCGCAAACCTGAGGGAAAAGCAGAGTGTGTGCATCGAAGACTTTGCCTAGAAGCATCATCCTTCAGCTAATGCATGCGTTTCAGAACCTGCGGGTGACAGGCTGGAAGAAGCCTACACGTCTTTGCTCAAGAGTATGACTCTTTTTCActtctttccttccttccgCAACCGAAGGGGTTCGTCGGCCGGCCCGTTACACAACCAGAACCAGTTTTGGATTAACTGAGTGAACAGCCTGATACGCAGGCACAATGTTCGCGAACAATTCTTTGGGTGTTTTGTACGGTTGACTGACAACATGACAGATGGACCCTGGGATCGTAGTACTCGTCAAAACCTACATTTTATTGTCCCATTTGGACGGAATGAAAATTTTGTCGGCAGGGATGCCATCTTAACACAGCTTCTCGAAAGAGTTCACCCAGCCGCCTATAAAGACACCTGCCAGAGGACTGCGATCGTGGGTCTTGGAGGAATTGGCAAGAAACAAGTTGCAATCGAAGCCGCTTATCTTGTCCGCGATGCACATCCTTCATGCTCGGTGTTCTGGGTACTTGCTGTGGATATGAGCATGTTCGAGAGGGCGTATCGCGACATCGGTCAGAAGCTTGAGATTCAAGGCATCGAAGACGACCAAGCAGACGTCAAAAGCTTAGTCAAGACTGCATTAGAGCCAGACGACATTAAGAGCTGGCTTCTTATTGTCGACAACGCTGACGACATGGATCTGCTGTTCACCAGTTCCAAGCTGATGACATATCTCCCTTCCAGTCGGAGGGCTCTATTCTGCTTACAACCCGAACCCACATAGCTGCAGTAACATGGCATCGATGCCAAATTGTACGTCTACGAGAAATGGACTTTATAGAAGCCACTAAGCTCCTACACAGAGGATTAGGTTAAAGCCAGTTAGATGACACCTAAAGCACTGCAGAATTACTCGAGTACCTCAGCAAGTTGCCCTTAGTCATCCGCCAAGCATCTGCCTATTTGGCTGTAAACACGAGCATGACTGTCTCCAGATATCTTAAGCACTGCAGAACTAGTGATGGCGCGCTAGTGAAGCTACTGAGCGTGGAATTTGACGACCAAGATCGATACAAAGATCAATACATGAATACTCGGAACCCAATCGCTACGACGTGGCTAATTTCCTTTGAACACATCTTGTGGGATAGTGCACTACCGTCAGAGTATCTCGGGTTCATCTGTTATCTCGGAGAGAAAGTTATTCCGAGAGCACTGCTGCCTCCTGGCGATGACGGGTTGGATGGTGACAAGGCGTTCAACACGTTGCTAGCCTATGCATTTGTCGTGCAGAGCGACGACGCAAACAGGTTCGATATTTATCGACTAGTGCGGCTAGTAATGAGAAGCTGGCTGAGGGAGCAGGGGTAGCAAAAAGAGCAAGTGACGACAACGATCTACAGGCTTTCCAAGATCTTTCCATGGCCAGAACATGGGAATAAAGATATGTGGATGGCCTATCTCCCGCATGCGCAAGCGGACTTAGAGGTGAAGGGCTGGTGCACGAATGGAAAAGCAACATGGAGTTTGCTGTCTAATACAGGAAAAGGCTATGACCTACTAGGGAGATACAGCGAGGCAGAGCAGATGAACAGGCATGCCTTACAGCTGGCGGGGGTGCCGGGACCAGCGAATCCAGACACATTGGTAAGCATGAACAACCTGGTAGAAGTACTACAGAGGCAGGGGAAGCTCGACGAGGCAGAGAAATTGAACAGGCGGACGTTGGAGCTGAGGAAGAAGACACGAAAGCTTCGTGCTGTTGGGAGATGGACACAGATGCAACCTATGCGACTACGGGAGGGGCAGAATCTTTAAACGGTATGTGCCGTGATGACAGTTCTTATGATTATTATCATCATGCTAGGGGTCAAATGGTGGAAAGTGGAGTCTGATTTCTCAGTTGGATGGGGCGCTGCTGGCTTCTTTATCACAGCAGCGACGTTGGTAGTAACTGTTCTGCCTGGTCTCGCAAAGTAAAGGTAGTAGCCTCTAAAGACTTACATACTTGCATTTTACGTCTTATAGTCTACAAAAGGGAACACTAGGTTTACTACAGCAGCATTGCGCTAATACTGCGTGATAGATGAGACCCATGAATCTTCCTCCCCCAGAAGTTGACAGGCATCAGATGCCAGAAGGAGAATCTTCAAGGCGGGCATCTCTTGCGCGTAGAGAGATCTTCGACTCTGCAAGCTCTATTAAACGTGTAAGTTTATAGCTTTGGGCTGTGGCATAAACGTGTAAGCTGATTTCGAGTTGGGTCGAGTGGTTTGTCGGATCTAGCAGGTCTTCGTCCCCGAGGGTTTGCTACGTGTTAGTGTGGAGGTAGTGGATGAGCACATGACCTGCTTCGTCTGGTATGTGTCTTAGACTGATTTCGTGAGAGCTGCGGCCTATGCACTCGAGCTCCTCAGATAGTAGATTGCGTGGAACTCTGAACTGTTGCCCAATCTTGAAGTAGACTTTACAGCTAGGGCTTGCATAAGGGCTTGGGATTACTATTAGTTAAGTACTTCATTTTGATACAAGAAAGTTGAACTTACGACACCTTGTGTCTCGAAGCcataacgtcgggcacccacttttcgcccacccccccatttcgcccacccataaatgaggctatccccatcataaccaccaagttcaattaactattgacttcgtctagatgccaccacaatacagctttcagcttcactaggtaaatcagactcgctggattcatccgtgataccctctttttcgccagcctcaatttgagccttctggatgtccttgatattggcgaacttggtgtttgggtcgatctggactgtccttcttttccttgctgcattattggtgacttgggcctgcaggagctcaagattatgctgggcagttgccagcttataggactgctcgctgaagccttttttcacctttatgaaaaggaggcgttgagtactagcatcattatccagctctgtgaatagcttcaactggccagccagatccttcatcttccttggcgtcgaccatgccactgcagacgatacagaagcccatccttcagctcccctgccttccttgacttcctccttgcctccagactgccctttgcaggtctgatgagatgatgctgatggtgttggtgttgatgggagcagcagacgactcataaggggctttgccatagaaacaggccatagtccagtccatttccacccacttttaatgttctggatcgtcatccctgccagggcagccttataataacagcctaggaagttcctcttgcctacaacagtagagtcattccaatgactaaggtatccaagctccttcctataggctgcctttaatgggccaaagactgactgatcaagtggctggaggacatgggaggtatgtggtggtaagaacaatagatggatgttgtttatatagcagagccacataaagtccgtcgttgtatggctcccatgcccatccaagaccagcagtctaacctcctccttgccctgagggacagtctgagggatgaagaccttctgcagccattcaactgcagtggcatctgttgtccatccattctctgttgctgtaaactgccagccttcataagggccaagatccaaaggaaaccactgctgctggactgttatacccttatatataatgaggggatgcagtctgtggcccagggcagagatgcattcaataatagatacccatgcccttgatccaggctgtttcttgcgaacagacttcgtctcagacatgcccagcaccagcccattagatccttgcccctcaaggataccagtctcatccatgttgtatctgttggctggtttaatgctgatgatctctggcatggcgagatgcttgaaccagtccctgatgacctcagtagatgccccattaacacgtctagaatcgatagggcgacttctctggaccttgactgaaggattcctattcagaaaggctgttatccaacctttccctataggctctgtatcccccatagcatggaggatcctctctgcgaatagcttcacttgcagatgggttggagcaacaccaagggcatgctgaatgcgaatccattcagccaacttagcctcctgacctatagagagtctctgatggtcagcaaaggcaagttgccttggttggcagcccttgatgcgactgcgaagtgttgaacgtggcacaccccattcgattgatgctttccggagggactgcccattggcgactgcttccaaggcctgattgacctcatactcggtatatgcgctcataagggcaagaaaaaggtatgctgaaaaaatgaagccattcggataaaaactgtaaatgttgtgatggttagaaaaaggaggaggttggaggttaggtgtgctgatgagggatttatgggtgggcgaaatgggggggtgggcgaaaagtgggtgcccgacgttaaTCTGGAGCCATCGCGAAGGAGCAGTGGTGGGGCAAGGGATAAGATGAGTCGCTGACTTGCGCGCTGGATCGTAGGTGACTGGGTGAAAATGGAGGTCTTTCCATCATCTTTGTAACCTTGGGTCACGAGTCGAGATTTCTCGTATGGGGTGTCTGTCGTCTTGTTCTTCACCCCATTGACGATTCGTGACTTGAAGATTCTCACGCCCTTGTGACGTGCCGGGTCGAAGATCACAAACTCGAAAACCCCTCTGTCGATGAGGGCCTTCACTTCACTCTTCGTGGACTCCTCGAATGGGGCTCCAGGAGTCGTGATGATCCCTTTGCTTCgaagctcggcggcaagCGCCCGGTCCGCTTCCTCCTTCGCGGACATGAAGACTTCGACACCGTCAGTCTCTTGGAGAAGGGCGATTCCGTTGAGGGGAGTCTTGCACGGGCGGCCGCGCGTTCGTCTGGGTGAAGGAGGCGCAGGCAACGAAGGGACTGGAGTCGCAACCACAATGGTGTCCTGCGTGGTGTCATCTCTGTTGCCGACAGGCGCCTCGTTAGCGATCGCATCACCTCGATCGTCAGGGACCGCGATGACATCATCTAGATCGAGGTGGTATGGCTTCACCACTGTCGATCTGAATACCCTCGCGCCGTTGGCATCGACTGTGCAGTtctcgccatcgacggcgaggaggtgaTAAGGACCGGACCATCCCCCCTTTTCACGCCACACGCGGACGAGGGATCCAATCTCTGCCACCTCCAGCGCAGAGGTATCTGGTTCTTTTCGAGCAGCCAACGCTTCGTTGACCTTTTTTGTCGCGTGAAGCTTCTTGATGGCTTCGCTCGCCTTCCTGACGGTGGCGGCACGCTTGACGATGTCTGGCGATGGGGGCGAATCATGAGTGAGTCGCGGGCAGGCGCCGAAGACCAGCAAGGTTGGGACTACGCCGTCCGGGCCTGCAGTAtcgtcgatggccttgagCGCAGACTGGAGGATCAACTCTTTTGCCATCTCTGGGCAGTCACGTCGAATGACGTTATACGCCCTGCGCAGCATCGCGTGGTACCTCTCCACCTTGCCGATGCTGTGATGCGCCTCGACGGGAATGATCTTCAGGTCACAGGCCATTGCCTCAGCCTCCTGGTGGAACTCAGTGGCCACGAAGTTTCTGCCTGCGTCGGCAACGATCCAATCCGGTGGTCCTTGATAGGTGTCGATCCATGCCGACCGAAGGGCTTCCCACGCGGACTTCGCCGTCATGTCAGGGAGGAAGCGTCCAGCATTAAATGCAGTGGCCAGGTCGACGATGTGAAGGACGGGCACATTGCCGTCAAGGTATACAACGTCGACAAAGATCTCGTTATTGAACAGGCACTCGTCGCGAAGGGTAAACTTGAACCTCTGCGGCGCGCTTCCTAGAGGTCCCAGGAGCATCCATGGATGACCCCATTTACGGATCACTGGGACGGAGAGTCTGCCTTGGCGCAGGACGTTGGCCAGGTTGTCGAACTGGATATGAAGTCGATCCATATCTTGAAGACAGAGCAGAAATGGGGTATCGGCGGGCACGACGTGAAAGTCGATCGGCCCGAAAGGGGTGGCAACGGTGACAGTCCCCAGTGAGATGACTGGATCGCCTCGGCCGAAGCGGATCGTCGCTTGGCCGACTTGTGAGGTATCGATCGTCACTCCTCTGTGAAGTCGTTGAAGAGCGGTAACCTGGTACTGGCCTGCCGTGGAGAAGTTGGCCGCGCCAGTGTCCGGAAGGATCCCTTGAAAGACCTCTGATGAGTATCGATCAAGTGTGAAGGTCGTTGCTTCGCCCTTAGGCTCTTCACGGTATTCGTCAGTCTTCGTCAATCGGTGGCGGACGGACAGATCGGCAAGGTATGATGTGAGGGCGCCTCCGTCGAAGCTCCTCTCGCCGAAGAAAGCGGTGCTGACCATGAAGGTATTATCACACCCGCCCTCATCGAGGTCCGACTCGTCGCCGAATCTGACAGTAGTGACGAATATCCTCGTCGCTGGAGTTGTTGTAATCGCACCCTTCGTAGCTGGCAAGGAAGGACATGTAGGTGTTTTTCGACGAATCCTTCACGTACTTGTTGCTTTTGAACTTCGCGTAGGCCTCACTTTGTTCTTCTGCCGTGTGACACGTAGAGTAACAACCGTGCTTGTGGCAGACGTAGCACTTTTTGTCGGTCGGAGGGCCTCGGTCGCGACTGTTGCCCGAAGACGAATTGCCTTGTGAATGCCCTCTTCTCCCGAAGCGGTTGTCTCTGCCGGAGCCGCGGTATTGTCGATCGGTGACGTGCTGGTCGTTCCCCTCGGATGTGTATTGTCGATGAGGGACAACATGCATCGCGATCGCGATCGATGACCGAAGCTGTGAGCAGACCCCCTCAAGTGTTGGGGCCGGATTGTAAAGATAGAGATTGCACTCCTCGATTCCGGCGCAAGCATTGAGGAGCTGCATCTTCATTGCCTCGTCATTCTGCATGCTGTCTGGGAGTGCCGTCTGAATGACCTCAAGTCGCTCGATGAGGATCTCAAGGATCTCAGCCTTCGACTTGTCTGGGTTCTTCTCGCTTATGTGCGGGAAGGTGGTATCGTGCCATTCGGAGATGTAGGACTGCTTCATCTGAGGGGTCTCGAAGTGGTCCCGGACCATGTTCATCATGGTTGTGAAATCCTTGATACCAGGCTTGCAGATGCGTCGATAGTAGAAGTCGGCAGCCTTGCCGCGAAGCATCAACGAAAAGGCAAGGGCGTAATGCTGCGGCTTGATGTCGACCTTTGAGCAGGCGTCGAAGAACACTGCGACCTTCATATCGAAGACGTCATACATGTCTCCTCCGTACTTCATCTTGTCGGTGTTGAGGATACGGGCGAGATCTCCGAATTGCCTTGACTGCAGTCGatcttcatcgtcgttgCGGGTGGCAGTCATTGCTGGCAGCGACGGGCGTGGGGAGTCTCTTCGGCGCCGAGTGGCGTTCCGATCGAAGTGACCGTCGTGGACATCTTCGTCGGCGCTGAGGATGTactcatcatcatcgacatcGTTCACAGTGAACCTCGCCgaccgtcgaggtcgactATCCACATAGGTGTGTTTCTTGATCGAGGCTGGGGGTATATCGCGCGCTGTTGACACCAGTCTCTGACGTCGCAGTCGGTCAGTTGTGTCCTCAAGCATCTCCTCCATGTGCTTGGCGTGGTCGACAGCCTCCTGTCGGTGGTCCCGGACTCGGGTCATGGTATCTCGGCGATCAGCCCGTGGCTGCGGCACCTTCGTGAAGATACTATTCGTTCCTGTGATGTCGCCCAGGAAGTCGTCATCCTGGATGGCGATCTTGAACTTTGAGGCGTCTTTAGCGACTTCCTCTACCTCATCGAGTGACCATTCGTGGTATTCTTGGTGTTCGAGGCATGCGAAGAAGTTGGTGGCAATGTTTTCTTGGTTCTTGGCCACGTACACACCTCGCTCGCGGAGGGTATCTCTCAAGCTCTCCTTCATGACATTCCCTGCAGCATGAAACACATCGTCGGTCCATCTGTGAAAATCTCGGACGAAGTGGCGCCAGAGATCTCGACTGACCAATCCGTCGTGTTCCCACTGGGCGATGGCGTAGGCGATGTATGAGCCGAGTTTCTTGGGCTCCGACTGGCCTGTGAAGacttcgtcgacgtcgccccaCGTCGTATGGTCAATGAATCGTGTGTAGGCTGAAGGGATGGGTAGGAGGTTGGGGGTTGTCGATCCCATCGCAACCAGCGGTTGTTGTGGGGGGTCCGATGGGTTGATCATTGTGATGAAAGATTAGACGGGTGATGAAAGGATGAAGGATAGGGTGAAAGATgtgatggtgacgatggTCTTCGCGAGAGCAGGGTCGCGTTGTCGTTATTTTCTCGCGTCTTGAAGGCCGTGATCCTCCAACTCAACCTCGTACTTGCGCTTCAGCATCTCGTTGTCAGCGTCAAGGCCTGCGGCTCTGGTGACGAGGGGGAAAAAGGTGAGGGATAAAAACTGTGGCAGGTGTTATATACTCCCTGCCGGGACGATGATGGTCATGATGGTCCGCGAATGGGTTTTCGAGTAAGGTGAAGGAAGGAAAAATTGGAAGGATGAAAATACTCGCCAAGCGAAGTCTGACTTGGCGAGATTGACGGTTAGCGTAATAGGACGCGACTTGAAGGTATCGTCAACGGCCGACTGAACGACGGACGAGACTGTTGCAGCAATTTCAGGGGCTCGCAATGAACCGCCGAAATTCTCTTCTTTTGCCTAGCGTA from the Colletotrichum higginsianum IMI 349063 chromosome 11, whole genome shotgun sequence genome contains:
- a CDS encoding Kinesin light, yielding MTDGPWDRSTRQNLHFIVPFGRNENFVGRDAILTQLLERVHPAAYKDTCQRTAIVGLGGIGKKQVAIEAAYLVRDAHPSCSVFWVLAVDMSMFERAYRDIGQKLEIQGIEDDQADVKSLVKTALEPDDIKSWLLIVDNADDMDLLFTSSKLMTYLPSSRRALFCLQPEPT
- a CDS encoding Glycosyl transferase, with amino-acid sequence MINPSDPPQQPLVAMGSTTPNLLPIPSAYTRFIDHTTWGDVDEVFTGQSEPKKLGSYIAYAIAQWEHDGLVSRDLWRHFVRDFHRWTDDVFHAAGNVMKESLRDTLRERGVYVAKNQENIATNFFACLEHQEYHEWSLDEVEEVAKDASKFKIAIQDDDFLGDITGTNSIFTKVPQPRADRRDTMTRVRDHRQEAVDHAKHMEEMLEDTTDRLRRQRLVSTARDIPPASIKKHTYVDSRPRRSARFTVNDVDDDEYILSADEDVHDGHFDRNATRRRRDSPRPSLPAMTATRNDDEDRLQSRQFGDLARILNTDKMKYGGDMYDVFDMKVAVFFDACSKVDIKPQHYALAFSLMLRGKAADFYYRRICKPGIKDFTTMMNMVRDHFETPQMKQSYISEWHDTTFPHISEKNPDKSKAEILEILIERLEVIQTALPDSMQNDEAMKMQLLNACAGIEECNLYLYNPAPTLEGVCSQLRSSIAIAMHVVPHRQYTSEGNDQHVTDRQYRGSGRDNRFGRRGHSQGNSSSGNSRDRGPPTDKKCYVCHKHGCYSTCHTAEEQSEAYAKFKSNKYVKDSSKNTYMSFLASYEGCDYNNSSDEDIRHYCQIRRRVGPR